A single window of Cytobacillus dafuensis DNA harbors:
- a CDS encoding DedA family protein, whose amino-acid sequence MENWITDIMNQFGYIGIMLLIALENIFPPIPSEVILTFGGFMTTTTDLSITGVVVFSTIGSVGGAVILYGIGRLIDVERMERIIEKWGHILRLTKKDIHKAEDWFNKYGVWTVFFCRLVPLIRSLISIPAGMSHMNIWLFLIFTTLGTTIWNVILVNIGAAVGASWEDIVKYMDVYSNIVYAILALLVVIITILFIKKRFARK is encoded by the coding sequence ATGGAAAACTGGATTACAGATATAATGAACCAATTCGGATATATAGGTATTATGCTATTAATCGCTTTAGAAAATATCTTTCCGCCCATCCCCTCTGAGGTTATACTAACTTTTGGAGGCTTTATGACGACGACAACAGATTTAAGTATAACGGGGGTCGTCGTATTTTCAACCATTGGTTCTGTTGGAGGAGCGGTTATTCTTTACGGCATTGGCCGACTAATTGATGTGGAAAGAATGGAAAGAATCATTGAAAAATGGGGCCATATTCTTCGATTAACTAAAAAAGACATTCATAAGGCAGAAGATTGGTTTAATAAATACGGCGTTTGGACTGTTTTTTTCTGTCGATTAGTTCCTTTAATTAGAAGTCTAATCTCGATCCCTGCTGGAATGTCACATATGAATATATGGTTATTCCTGATTTTCACAACACTCGGAACAACGATTTGGAATGTGATTCTTGTTAATATTGGCGCGGCAGTTGGGGCTTCGTGGGAAGATATTGTTAAATACATGGATGTTTATTCAAATATTGTCTATGCCATTTTGGCAC
- a CDS encoding PadR family transcriptional regulator — translation MNKEMLKGTIDLLILSILKEKENYGYEISKAIKKRTEGTFEIQEATLYLSLKRLEKQQAISSSWGNESHGGRRKYYTVTEDGLKLLQRSILDWNKTVDMVARFI, via the coding sequence TTGAACAAAGAGATGTTAAAAGGGACAATTGACCTTCTTATTCTTTCTATTCTTAAGGAAAAAGAAAATTATGGATATGAAATATCAAAGGCGATAAAGAAAAGAACAGAAGGAACATTTGAAATTCAAGAAGCTACCCTATATTTATCATTGAAACGATTAGAGAAACAACAAGCAATATCTTCCTCCTGGGGAAATGAAAGTCATGGAGGCCGGCGTAAATACTATACGGTTACAGAAGATGGCTTGAAACTGTTGCAAAGATCCATACTAGACTGGAATAAAACAGTAGATATGGTTGCTCGGTTTATTTAA
- a CDS encoding bifunctional 5,10-methylenetetrahydrofolate dehydrogenase/5,10-methenyltetrahydrofolate cyclohydrolase: MEKVILDGKLVAKKITDTLKERVTSLKSKGITPCLATILVGDDPSSETYVKMKGNACERIGIQSLRIHLPKETETKKLLETIEKLNLDPSIHGILLQHPVPSHIDERKAFEAIDIKKDVDGVTSTGYGQTAFGFGTYPSCTPAAIMEIIKHYNIHIDGKHAVVIGRSPILGKPVSALLLNENATVTTCHSHTTNLPEIVKQADIVVAAVGKPNFIQGDWVKKGAVILDAGYNKGNIGDVDYEACYENASAITPVPGGVGPVTISMLLKHTVDAAEKSMNIPSL; the protein is encoded by the coding sequence ATGGAAAAAGTTATTCTAGATGGGAAGCTTGTTGCAAAAAAAATAACAGATACATTGAAAGAACGAGTAACTAGTTTAAAGTCAAAAGGAATTACTCCTTGTCTTGCTACAATTTTGGTAGGGGATGATCCCTCATCAGAAACTTATGTAAAAATGAAAGGCAATGCATGTGAAAGAATTGGAATTCAATCCTTGCGTATTCATCTCCCAAAAGAAACAGAAACAAAGAAACTATTAGAAACCATTGAAAAACTAAATCTGGATCCATCCATTCACGGGATTCTTCTTCAACATCCAGTTCCTTCACATATTGACGAACGCAAAGCTTTCGAAGCTATTGATATAAAGAAAGATGTGGATGGAGTGACAAGCACAGGTTATGGACAAACTGCTTTTGGTTTTGGAACATATCCTTCCTGTACTCCAGCAGCTATCATGGAAATCATAAAACATTATAATATTCACATTGACGGGAAACATGCAGTCGTTATCGGGAGAAGCCCAATTTTAGGCAAGCCTGTATCAGCTTTACTTTTAAATGAAAATGCAACAGTCACTACTTGTCATTCACACACTACAAATTTACCTGAAATCGTAAAACAAGCTGATATTGTTGTAGCAGCCGTAGGAAAACCTAATTTTATTCAAGGGGATTGGGTAAAAAAAGGAGCAGTCATCCTAGATGCAGGTTATAACAAAGGAAACATCGGTGACGTTGATTATGAGGCATGTTATGAAAATGCCAGTGCCATTACCCCTGTTCCTGGAGGAGTTGGTCCAGTAACTATATCTATGTTATTAAAACATACGGTCGATGCAGCAGAAAAATCAATGAATATCCCGTCTCTTTAA
- a CDS encoding ABC transporter ATP-binding protein, with the protein MSKDKKSQSHGGGLMGQGNMMVAGQKAKDFKGTLRRLLSYLKPRRNQLIAVFFAAIMSTVFMIAGPKIMGNALTELFEGAYGKLTGVPGAGIDFDAIGRLLLLLAGLYVTSSIFSYIQQYIMAGVAQKTVYTLREDVNEKLEKLPLKYFDGRPNGEILSRVTNDIDTIGSTLQQSMTQFITSIVTIVGIIIMMLTISPILTLISIVTLPLSIFVIRPFLKKSQKHFANQQRTLGELNGHIEEMYTGHQVVKAFGHEKKAIAEFDKVNEELYDAGRKAQFISGVIMPMMSFVGNLGYVLICIVGGILVTNRAISIGDIQAFITYSRQFTQPIAQTANIANIIQATVAAAERVFELLDEEEEVQESNTVTLQRSKGAVAFEHVDFGYGDELLIEDMNIKVLPGQTVAIVGPTGAGKTTLINLLMRFYEINGGKITIDGFDTRDMSREDLRSTFGMVLQDTWLFNGTIKANLAYGKKGVTDDEIISAAKTARADHFIRTLPDGYDTVLNEEASNISQGQKQLLTIARAVLADPPIMILDEATSSVDTRTEALIQQAMNRLMEGRTSFVIAHRLSTIRDADLILVMDQGKVIEQGTHEELLEENGFYADLYNSQFAKKVAG; encoded by the coding sequence ATGAGTAAAGATAAGAAATCGCAATCTCATGGCGGAGGGCTAATGGGACAGGGAAATATGATGGTGGCTGGTCAGAAGGCGAAAGATTTTAAAGGAACTTTACGTCGTCTTCTCAGTTATTTGAAACCACGACGTAATCAGTTAATAGCTGTGTTTTTTGCAGCTATCATGAGTACTGTTTTTATGATTGCTGGACCGAAGATCATGGGGAATGCGCTGACTGAACTTTTTGAAGGTGCATACGGAAAGCTCACGGGAGTACCAGGCGCAGGAATTGACTTCGATGCAATTGGCAGGTTGTTACTTCTTTTAGCAGGCTTATATGTAACTAGCAGCATCTTTAGCTATATTCAGCAGTACATCATGGCTGGTGTAGCCCAAAAGACGGTCTATACTTTAAGGGAAGATGTAAATGAAAAGCTTGAAAAACTGCCGCTAAAATATTTCGATGGTCGTCCAAATGGGGAAATATTAAGCCGTGTAACAAATGATATTGATACAATCGGCAGTACACTGCAGCAAAGTATGACACAGTTCATTACATCGATCGTAACAATCGTAGGAATTATCATCATGATGCTCACCATCAGTCCGATATTAACGCTGATTTCAATTGTCACACTCCCGCTATCAATTTTTGTGATAAGACCATTTTTGAAAAAGTCACAAAAACACTTTGCTAATCAACAGCGAACACTTGGGGAATTAAATGGACATATTGAAGAAATGTATACCGGTCACCAAGTCGTAAAAGCGTTTGGTCATGAGAAAAAGGCCATTGCTGAATTTGATAAAGTGAATGAAGAGTTATATGATGCAGGCCGTAAAGCTCAATTTATTTCGGGTGTCATCATGCCGATGATGTCTTTTGTCGGTAATTTAGGCTATGTTTTAATTTGTATTGTTGGTGGTATTTTAGTTACAAACCGGGCAATTTCTATCGGTGATATTCAAGCGTTTATTACGTATTCGCGTCAATTTACACAGCCGATTGCACAAACAGCAAACATCGCAAACATCATTCAGGCAACTGTCGCTGCAGCAGAGCGGGTTTTCGAATTGCTAGATGAAGAGGAAGAAGTTCAAGAATCGAATACCGTTACTCTACAGCGTTCAAAGGGTGCAGTTGCATTTGAGCATGTCGATTTTGGGTATGGAGATGAATTATTAATAGAAGATATGAATATTAAAGTTCTCCCAGGACAGACAGTCGCTATTGTTGGGCCAACTGGAGCCGGAAAAACGACGCTCATTAATTTATTAATGCGGTTTTATGAAATAAATGGCGGGAAAATCACGATTGATGGATTCGACACACGTGATATGTCTCGCGAAGATCTGCGTTCTACCTTTGGAATGGTGCTTCAAGACACATGGCTCTTTAATGGAACGATTAAGGCAAACTTAGCTTATGGCAAAAAAGGTGTGACAGACGATGAAATTATCTCAGCTGCAAAGACAGCACGTGCAGATCATTTTATCCGAACGCTACCAGATGGATATGATACTGTCTTAAATGAGGAAGCATCCAATATTTCTCAAGGACAAAAGCAACTTTTGACTATAGCTCGGGCAGTACTTGCTGATCCTCCAATTATGATCCTTGATGAAGCAACCTCAAGTGTCGATACACGAACAGAGGCGCTTATTCAACAAGCAATGAACAGATTAATGGAAGGAAGAACAAGCTTCGTTATTGCCCATCGCCTCTCAACAATTCGGGACGCTGATTTAATCTTAGTCATGGATCAAGGGAAGGTAATTGAACAAGGTACACATGAAGAGCTTTTAGAGGAAAATGGCTTCTATGCTGATCTTTACAACAGCCAATTTGCGAAGAAAGTAGCAGGATAA
- a CDS encoding ABC transporter ATP-binding protein has translation MIKLLKNLSFYKWIVLAVFGLVFVQSMADLFLPTLMSDIIDNGVVKEDKSYIWEIGGLMLLVAAIGACASVAASYYSSKAAMGLGKDIRRKVFTHVENFSLQDFDKVGTASLITRTTNDITQIQQVVIMMLRFVVSAPIMFIGGVMMAVSKDAKLSLIIVATIPILIGSILLIMKKAMPLFKLVQKRLDQLNLVLRENLTGIRVIRAFNREKQEKDRLQKANKDLTDVSIKVNKVIAFMMPIMMLVMNLTVVAVIWLGGIRIDNGGMQIGDLMAFIQYVMQIMFALVMASMMFVMIPRAAVSAKRINEVLEMKPITSNEGTDKADRSRGTLEFEHVTFHYPGAEEPALSDISFQARSGEVTAIIGGTGAGKSTLVNLVPRFYDISSGVIRVNGINVLDASKEEIRSKIGFVPQKALLFTGTIAENIRFGKEDATQDEIEHAARIAQAEDFISKMENGYDSIISQGGSNVSGGQKQRLSIARALVRKPDIYIFDDSFSALDYKTDAKLRAALKDETKDATVLLVAQRVSTVIEADRIIVLDKGEIAGIGTHAELLENNAVYREIVESQLSEEEIA, from the coding sequence ATGATTAAACTCTTAAAAAATCTTTCATTTTATAAGTGGATTGTATTAGCTGTATTTGGACTTGTTTTTGTACAGTCCATGGCAGATTTATTTTTGCCAACCTTAATGTCAGATATTATTGACAATGGAGTAGTAAAAGAAGATAAGTCATATATTTGGGAAATTGGAGGATTAATGCTTTTAGTTGCTGCAATAGGGGCATGTGCATCGGTAGCTGCAAGCTATTATTCTTCTAAAGCGGCGATGGGGCTGGGAAAAGATATCCGTCGGAAGGTTTTTACACATGTGGAGAATTTTTCGCTCCAGGATTTTGATAAGGTTGGAACAGCTTCACTCATTACAAGAACAACGAATGATATCACCCAAATACAGCAAGTCGTTATCATGATGCTTCGTTTCGTTGTGAGTGCTCCGATTATGTTTATTGGTGGAGTTATGATGGCCGTTTCGAAGGATGCAAAGCTATCATTAATCATTGTAGCAACAATACCAATATTGATTGGTTCAATCCTTCTTATTATGAAAAAAGCCATGCCTCTTTTTAAATTGGTTCAAAAACGACTTGATCAGTTAAATCTTGTTTTACGTGAAAACTTAACAGGTATTCGTGTAATTCGTGCTTTTAATCGGGAGAAACAAGAAAAAGATCGGCTGCAGAAGGCTAATAAGGATTTAACAGATGTATCGATTAAAGTCAATAAAGTCATAGCATTTATGATGCCGATTATGATGCTCGTCATGAATTTAACAGTCGTTGCAGTCATTTGGTTAGGCGGTATTCGTATTGATAATGGCGGGATGCAGATAGGGGATTTGATGGCTTTCATTCAATACGTGATGCAAATCATGTTTGCTCTTGTCATGGCATCAATGATGTTTGTTATGATCCCACGAGCTGCTGTTTCGGCAAAGCGAATTAATGAAGTGCTTGAAATGAAGCCTATAACCTCCAATGAGGGAACGGATAAAGCAGACCGCAGTCGCGGTACGCTTGAATTTGAGCATGTCACCTTTCATTATCCGGGAGCGGAGGAACCTGCCCTATCTGATATAAGTTTTCAAGCTAGATCAGGAGAAGTAACTGCGATTATTGGCGGAACTGGTGCTGGGAAGTCAACTCTTGTGAATTTAGTACCTCGTTTTTATGATATTTCAAGCGGTGTGATTCGCGTAAACGGAATTAATGTACTGGATGCTTCTAAAGAGGAAATTCGTTCAAAAATTGGCTTTGTTCCACAAAAGGCATTACTTTTTACAGGGACAATTGCCGAAAATATTCGTTTTGGGAAGGAAGATGCAACTCAGGACGAAATCGAGCATGCAGCACGAATTGCGCAAGCCGAAGATTTCATTAGCAAAATGGAGAATGGTTATGATTCTATCATCTCACAAGGTGGTTCAAATGTTTCTGGAGGGCAAAAACAGCGCTTATCGATTGCAAGAGCTCTCGTTAGAAAACCGGATATTTACATTTTTGATGACAGCTTTTCAGCTCTTGATTATAAAACAGATGCAAAATTACGCGCAGCATTAAAGGATGAGACCAAGGATGCAACGGTTTTGCTTGTTGCACAACGGGTCAGCACTGTTATCGAAGCAGATCGAATCATTGTGTTAGATAAAGGGGAAATTGCCGGAATCGGAACACACGCAGAATTGCTTGAAAACAATGCTGTCTACCGTGAAATTGTTGAATCCCAGCTCTCAGAGGAGGAAATTGCATGA
- a CDS encoding MarR family winged helix-turn-helix transcriptional regulator encodes MEYENQAFLRSSELFRTLWRVNLSMRRIVQKSAADNNLSVPQYAVLMTLTPRKEMTQKQLGTVMQFPKSTLSQAVEGLVQAGLIIRHPVKENRREMQLIISEKGKTLYETIKRKEGSIHHAFESAIDTLSVKQYEELLCSLRQIASFLEDESEENGEDKHD; translated from the coding sequence ATGGAATATGAAAATCAAGCATTCTTGCGTTCGTCGGAGCTATTCCGTACATTGTGGCGTGTGAATTTGAGCATGAGGCGAATCGTTCAGAAGTCAGCAGCGGACAATAACCTTTCTGTCCCTCAATACGCGGTATTAATGACATTGACGCCACGTAAGGAAATGACTCAAAAGCAGCTCGGTACGGTTATGCAATTTCCAAAGAGCACTTTAAGCCAGGCAGTAGAGGGACTTGTTCAAGCGGGGTTGATTATTCGTCACCCTGTAAAAGAGAACAGGAGAGAAATGCAGCTAATTATTAGTGAAAAAGGAAAAACGCTTTATGAAACAATCAAGCGCAAGGAAGGCAGTATACACCATGCTTTTGAATCAGCCATAGATACACTGTCTGTTAAGCAATATGAAGAATTACTTTGTTCACTTCGACAAATTGCCTCATTTTTAGAAGATGAATCTGAAGAGAATGGAGAAGACAAACATGATTAA
- a CDS encoding aminoglycoside adenylyltransferase domain-containing protein, whose translation MSNIPNNIKLVIDSYFVLLDSKLPNILDAYYIYGSISLGAFTEGFSDIDFIAILQRKLTNIEIVELTEVHKEIQKRFPKMILDGIYVMQSDFESLRNQNSCLEFREGKFQGYTQFNRNSIDAFQLKKYGIAIKGRATEELNYTVNWDELLNGMHNNLNTYWKDWKNKCEKFPSIHYAGLFFSLSSIEWGVLGVSRPYYTFLEKDITSKVEAGEYALRTVPPRWHKIINESMRLRKGITQSYYTSRNERRNDALLYMDFILQESNKLFSDANIK comes from the coding sequence ATGAGTAATATCCCAAACAATATTAAACTAGTCATAGATTCTTATTTTGTTTTACTAGACTCCAAGCTGCCAAATATTTTAGATGCCTATTATATATATGGATCTATTTCATTGGGAGCATTTACAGAGGGTTTTAGCGATATTGACTTTATCGCCATTTTACAGAGGAAACTAACCAATATAGAAATAGTAGAGTTAACAGAAGTTCATAAAGAAATTCAGAAAAGATTCCCTAAAATGATCTTAGATGGGATTTATGTCATGCAAAGTGATTTTGAGTCACTAAGAAACCAAAATTCATGTCTTGAATTTAGAGAGGGGAAATTTCAAGGTTATACACAATTTAATAGAAATTCCATTGATGCTTTTCAACTAAAAAAATATGGAATTGCCATTAAAGGAAGAGCTACTGAAGAATTAAATTACACGGTAAATTGGGATGAGCTTCTTAATGGAATGCATAATAACCTTAATACGTATTGGAAAGATTGGAAAAATAAATGTGAAAAATTCCCTTCAATCCATTATGCAGGTTTATTCTTTAGTCTAAGTTCGATAGAATGGGGAGTTCTCGGTGTTTCACGTCCCTATTATACTTTTCTAGAAAAAGATATTACGTCAAAAGTTGAAGCTGGAGAATATGCATTAAGAACAGTGCCTCCAAGATGGCATAAAATTATTAATGAATCAATGCGGCTGCGTAAAGGAATCACCCAGTCGTATTATACATCTAGAAACGAAAGAAGAAATGACGCTCTACTATATATGGATTTTATTCTTCAAGAGAGCAACAAGCTATTTTCGGATGCAAATATTAAGTAA
- a CDS encoding amino acid permease, producing MKQQNLSRGLKNRHVQLIAIGGAIGTGLFLGAGKSIHLAGPSILFAYMITGVICFLIMRSLGELLLSNLNYHSFVDFVRDYLGNMAAFITGWTYWFCWISIAMADLTAVGLYTQFWLPDVPQWMPGLIALVILLIMNLATVKLFGEMEFWFALIKVIAILALIVIGIFMIIKGFSTNSGPSSFTNLWSHGGMFPNGIEGFILSFQMVVFAFVGIELVGLTAGETEDPERVIPKAINNIPIRILIFYIGALIVIMSIYPWNAINPMESPFVQVFVAVGIAAAAGIVNFVVLTSAASACNSAVFSTSRMLYSLAKDKDAPIPMTKLTSRKVPSNALFFSTVVILIAVVLNYIMPEGVFTLITSVSTVCFIFIWGITVISHLKYRKTRPDLAKVNKFKMPLYPFSNYLILVFLAFILVVLALAEDTRVALFITPVWFIMLIAIYKIRIAKANRLEAAEN from the coding sequence ATGAAGCAGCAAAATTTGTCAAGAGGTCTAAAAAACAGACATGTACAACTAATCGCTATTGGCGGTGCAATCGGAACAGGTTTATTTCTTGGAGCAGGAAAGTCGATTCATTTAGCAGGACCTTCGATTTTATTTGCTTACATGATTACAGGTGTAATTTGCTTTTTAATTATGCGATCACTCGGAGAACTGCTCTTATCCAATTTGAATTATCATTCTTTTGTTGACTTCGTAAGAGACTATTTAGGTAATATGGCAGCATTTATCACAGGCTGGACCTACTGGTTTTGCTGGATTTCAATCGCAATGGCTGACTTAACAGCTGTTGGTCTCTATACTCAGTTTTGGCTTCCAGATGTACCACAGTGGATGCCAGGGTTAATTGCATTGGTCATTTTGCTAATCATGAACCTTGCAACCGTAAAACTTTTTGGGGAAATGGAGTTCTGGTTCGCATTAATTAAAGTCATTGCGATTCTAGCACTCATTGTAATCGGCATTTTCATGATTATTAAAGGATTTTCTACTAATTCGGGACCATCAAGTTTCACGAATCTATGGAGTCATGGAGGCATGTTTCCGAATGGCATAGAAGGTTTTATCCTTTCATTCCAGATGGTAGTGTTTGCGTTTGTTGGTATTGAACTTGTCGGACTAACAGCAGGTGAAACAGAAGACCCAGAAAGAGTAATCCCAAAAGCTATCAATAATATTCCCATTCGGATTTTAATTTTCTATATTGGTGCACTTATTGTCATTATGAGTATTTATCCATGGAACGCCATCAACCCAATGGAAAGTCCATTTGTACAAGTATTCGTGGCAGTTGGTATCGCAGCAGCTGCTGGTATCGTCAATTTTGTTGTACTAACATCCGCAGCTTCGGCATGTAACAGTGCCGTCTTCAGTACAAGCCGGATGCTATATTCACTTGCAAAAGATAAAGATGCACCTATACCAATGACAAAACTTACTTCACGTAAAGTCCCTTCCAATGCATTGTTCTTTTCAACGGTTGTCATTCTAATTGCTGTTGTTTTGAACTATATAATGCCTGAAGGAGTATTTACTCTGATTACAAGTGTTTCTACAGTATGCTTCATCTTTATTTGGGGAATTACAGTTATCAGTCATTTGAAATACCGAAAAACTAGACCTGATCTAGCGAAAGTGAATAAATTTAAAATGCCGCTTTATCCATTTTCCAATTATCTGATTCTTGTTTTTCTTGCCTTCATTCTTGTTGTTCTTGCACTTGCAGAAGATACTCGAGTTGCCTTATTCATAACACCTGTTTGGTTTATTATGCTGATTGCGATTTATAAGATACGAATAGCCAAGGCCAATCGGTTAGAGGCAGCGGAAAATTAA
- a CDS encoding SRPBCC family protein: MTDTVFVYVTYISTTPEKLWEALTSSDFTEKYFFGSSIQSDWKEGSSITYSRNGQVTDHGIILKCELQRILSFTWNYVLDKTPREHPSQVTFELKPMDSTVKLTLKHENLLPSDLVDKDDTFQGFNNGWPAILSNLKSLLETGNTLPPISI; encoded by the coding sequence ATGACTGACACTGTATTTGTTTATGTTACGTATATCTCAACGACACCCGAAAAGCTGTGGGAAGCTTTGACAAGCAGTGATTTTACTGAAAAATATTTCTTCGGCAGCTCTATTCAATCCGATTGGAAGGAAGGCTCAAGCATTACGTATTCGAGGAATGGACAGGTCACTGACCATGGAATCATCCTAAAGTGCGAGCTGCAACGGATACTTTCCTTTACATGGAATTATGTGTTAGATAAAACCCCTCGTGAGCATCCTTCACAGGTTACTTTTGAATTGAAACCAATGGATTCAACTGTAAAATTAACGCTAAAGCATGAAAATCTATTGCCTTCTGACTTGGTGGATAAGGACGATACCTTCCAAGGATTTAACAATGGATGGCCAGCTATTCTAAGCAACTTGAAAAGCCTTCTTGAAACAGGAAACACCCTGCCTCCCATTTCAATATAA
- a CDS encoding DedA family protein, with protein MLSETIIQLVDQYGYLIFFLAFCLGPFGIPVPNEITILTGGVLANEGVMNPWIIYICILTGLLTAVTIGYILGKMFSQRILLRLKGKKSNRHFIKAEKLFNKYGNLAICIGFFIPIVRYLVPVAAGISGVKYKVFALLSYSTAIIWTSAFFGLGMTLGDRFSQIQFFY; from the coding sequence ATGTTAAGTGAAACAATTATTCAACTGGTGGATCAGTATGGATATTTAATTTTTTTCCTTGCCTTCTGCTTAGGTCCGTTTGGAATACCGGTTCCAAACGAAATTACTATTCTGACTGGTGGAGTATTAGCGAATGAGGGTGTTATGAATCCGTGGATAATCTATATTTGTATTCTTACTGGGTTATTAACAGCTGTTACGATTGGTTATATACTCGGCAAGATGTTTAGTCAACGTATTCTTTTGAGATTAAAAGGGAAAAAAAGTAACCGTCATTTCATAAAAGCTGAAAAGCTATTTAATAAATACGGTAATCTTGCGATATGTATTGGTTTTTTTATTCCGATCGTCCGTTATCTTGTTCCTGTTGCTGCTGGAATAAGTGGAGTGAAATACAAGGTTTTTGCCCTTCTTTCATACTCCACTGCAATAATATGGACATCCGCATTTTTTGGTCTCGGGATGACACTTGGCGATCGATTTTCACAGATACAGTTTTTTTATTGA